A window of Salvia splendens isolate huo1 chromosome 8, SspV2, whole genome shotgun sequence genomic DNA:
CCATGCTGGTTGTATTGTGTTGTTTCTGTATATGATTTTGTGGAAATCCATAACTGTATCTGATGACAAGTTAAACTAATAGCAGGTGGTTCAAAAAAGATACCTGGAATAAATTATGTTGACGGATACGAAACTCCAAAAATTAGCAGACAGCTTATATGGAGGTCAGCAGTTGAAATGAGTAGGAACATGGCACAATTGGCTCTCCAGGTGCATCTGAACACATACAACCCACACTCTCTATGAGCAGTATATTCAggcaataatttattttctgttacaatTCTGTTCTATCCTGACACAACTATTGACCTTGGATCAGGTTCGGTGCCTTGACTTTCATGTAAGGTGGAATGATCTAATACGTCCAGACCAGAACCGTCCTGATGGAAAAGGTCCTGATGCAGAGGCTTCTGCTTTTAGAAATGCTTTTATTTGTGAAAAGAAATCTTTGGGAAATGAAGTCAGATACTGCATTGATTTTGGTAATCAAAAGCACCTGCCTTCTCGTGTCTTGAAAAGTGTACTTGAGGTAGAGCAAATTCCAGTTGATGGAAAGGAAAGATACTGGTTTGCTGAGATACGGATCCCCTTATATCTGATTAAAGAATATGAAGAACAAACAGAGAAAAACAACCCTCTAGACATGCCCAAGCTGCAGAGGAGACAGTGGAAGGCTTCCCGGGAAAATATATTCTCCTATCTTGCACGGAAGCAGGAAATCATTACCAGAAGTAATTGTTCTTCATGTCATCAAGATGTCTTGTATAGGTATTTTACCAACATATTTGTGTGTTCTTCTGTTCGAGCTCATTACTTTTTTCTCCCTTTATATCAATTATAATCATTTTGCGTGTATTGGTTTGATGTTCAGGGATGCTGTCAAGTGCAGTTCATGCCAAGGTATTGCAATGATAAGTAGTATTGTATTTGCATCactatatttttaaattcacATCATTCCTCTCTAAAATACCACAGAATAGTTTTTCCCaatagtatattaaaaaaaatcaatgacCAATAAACTGATCCCTTGTTTTTTGAACTTTGAAGATGATTAAGTTGATGCTAATCCATTGTAACTGTATCTTGCATTTCCTCCTGCCAGTACCCTTTCGCCTTTTATTTTCCCTGTAAACGTTCTTTATGGATATActtgttttttttcctttcgtGTCTAAGAGTGATGTCCTTCTGTTAAGTCAGACATGTGGTAAAGAGGATGAACTTATCACCATCTTCTCTATGCACTAAGGCCAGCAAAAATCACTGTGTTCGCCTCATTTGCCTCTGTATTATTTTCCCTTACGCATCACATACTGAGACCTTGTCTGCATGGTGTCtagatttcttttttctcttcacTGTGGCTCAGTGTTTGGTGATTTTCTTTTCCTGAGACAACTTTTACAACAGTTGGTAAATGTTTGAATGCATGTTGTCACTTCATCTCATTCTTCGAGTTTGTAGTGGcaaagaattattttttttcttctcttggTTATGATTATATTGGTGAGAACATAACATGTTTGTCGGCCAGGTTTCTATCATCAACATTGTACAGTCAGTTCAACAGTTCAAAAGAGTGAGGAAGGTCAGTTTTTTATTACCTGCAAGTCCTGCTCTGATGCTCAGGCTCTTGCTCAAGTTCAAAATAGCTATGGGTCCCCTACGAGCCCTTTGCTACTTCAAGGTCAAGACATGCTAAATGGGGTTACTGCTAGCAGAAGTGAACATTTAGTAGGTTATAAACGTCCATCAGAATCTGTTGGGGTGAAGGATTATTCTTCTGAGATAAAATCAATTAATACTTCTGCAAATAAGAAGAAAAGTAACAACAAAAATTGGGGTTTTATTTGGAGGAAGGGCTATGGTGAAGATACTGGTATGGATTTCAGATTGAAAAACATTATTATGAGAGGCAATCCAGATATGGATATGACAAACCCTGTTTGCCGGCTTTGTAATCTGCCATATAATGCTGACCTTATGTACATTTGTTGCGAATCGTGCAAACGTAAGCTTTCTCTGTAAATTTCATATTTGATCTCCATTTCTTACGCAGTTgtgcttcttcctttttttaaaCAACTAATAAATTTGGAACTGTACAGTACCTAATTTATGTGTCCATTTGCTGCCAATTTACAGATTGGGTGCATGCTGATGCTGTGGAATTGGATGAGTCGAATGTCTATCGCTTGGCAGGGTTCAAATGTAGCCGGTGCCGTAGGATAAAAAATCCTGTGTGTCCTTATAAGCCACTAGATGATAAAGTAGAGAGCAAGGCTCCAAAGCTGGAGAGATATGAGATGGACTCTAATTCTCCGTTTCTTGGACATCACATGGAAGAGCGTTCTGCTTACTCTGCAATTCCAATGCAGGAAGAAGTTGGTCGTGTAGTAGCAGATGTTCCTCCTGTCCTTTCTCCTTCTTCTGAAAGCACTGGCATGATGAACGTTGATTATGGATGGAATAACTCAAACGTACCTCGTTCTGGTTCAAACAAGCTGCCAGTAAGGAGACAAGTGAAACAGGTGAATGATGCGTACTCTCCTTATCCTTTCGAAGCAAATGTCTTGAATTCTTCTGGAAAATTGCCAGTCCGACGTCATATAAAGAGCGAAAACAACCCAGTTAACTATCCAGCAGTCAACCCCCATCAAGTTGAAACTCCTAACCTTTTCGAAACCAAGGCCGAGAGCTCAGGTGTGGATTCGTTATCCTCTGAGGTCAATTGGGATGTTTCTAATGGGAGCTTCGATGATGGTATATCACTGGACTACGATGGTCTTGGTTTTGATGATATGGACTTTGAACCTCAGACATATTTCTCCTTCCATGAATTGCTTGCATCCGATGATGGTAGCCGCGCAAGTGGCAATGCACCTTCAGGAGATGTCATGCAAAATCTGGAGAGTGCCTCCACGCTTCCAGAAAACGAAATGCTTGATATATCCTATGATGATTACGAGGATCCTATCATATCAATAGGAACAGAGATGGAGATTGTGCCTTGCAACATCTGCTCGCACACAGAACCGTGCCCAGACCTCTCTTGCCAATTATGTGGCATGTGGATACACAACCACTGCTCACCCTGGGTCGAACGCGAACCCTCATCATGGGAGGAGAATTGGAGGTGTGGCAACTGTCGTGAATGGAGGTAGTCGAAAATCGAGCTTTTTGTTCCACATTGTTGGGTGAAGTGCTATTTTTGAGGAAGAAGGTATATAAGTGTGCACTCCGGTTACAAAGTTGAAAGGTATCCACTCATTCTATCCGGTTGAGACTAGAAATCGAGGCAGTGCCAGAGCAGGGGAACGAACTCTCTCTTGCTATTCCCTCGTTGCTCGTTGCTCTGAGACGGGCTGGTTGATCTACGTTCAGTCGAGGGAAAGAGGCGAGCATTCTTATCCAACTTTGATTGATAAGCTGCCTTTTTTGTGTGCTTATCTTATTGATTTGGTAACGGAAAACATTTGGCATTCATTCAATCCAGCATTTTGTGACTAACCATTATCAATCACTTGACATGCTATACTATTCTCTCATGATTGTGCttactatttaatttatttcttattttgtcGGAGCATTtatcataataaaaaaagaaaataaaagaaaacatgTTGTATGGGAGTTGTTCACCCATTTTCATCTCCAGTGCTGGTGTGTGAAgccctttttttcttcttcacaaaaaatTAGTAGTACATTACAATTATTGCTCATCAAGTCGTGGACTGTTATTTACATAAACTAACACGCTAAAATGAAAtgctttatttatatatataatggtGAAAGCGATCGTAAATATagctaaaaaaataattaattaattttagtttttagtttttagttttattttaaatatgctTTTTTCtcatgtaaaaaaaaatacttaaccAATCCTATAAACTCGGGACAGAGCTAGGAATTTATATCGAGAAcggcaaaaatatatataaataaaatttaaaagttttAAGAGGGGCAATTAGTGAAAAATTAAACCAAACAAatttgataataaatagtttataTAAATCTAAGGAAATTGAAGGTTCGTAATTGCTATAAACATCGGCCGTTTGTGGGCCGTAAGGAGGCGATTGCCAAATGGCCTAATTTTCGCTTAGGGTCGGTCATAAATGCCATAGATTCTCCACCAATCTATAGAATATTTTTTGAATAAGACGACAAACGATGTTTTTTAACTTAGGCGGCTAGTTACAATTTTACTCATTAAAGTATAAAAATCCTAATACTCCTATCTCTTTAGTTCGTTCACTTCACATTGcaaatcattttatttaatgaatgtatcaaaatttatttcttgaataagaCAACAACAATGTATTTTTAACTTATGCGACAGAATTATAATTTACTCATTAAAGTATAAAAATCTTTCTATCTGTTTAGTTCTTTCACCTCACACAACAAACCATTTCATTTATTGAAtcccttaaatttttttaaataagacGACAACCGatgtttttttcaatttatgcTGCGAATTAcaatttaattcattaaaatataaaaatccaTATATCTCTTTTAGTTCTCTTTTAGTTCGTTATCTTCAAACTACAACCCAAACAACTTCAAAACTATGTTCTCGATCCGCCACATCCATacctttattttctttctataCAAAGTTTCAATTTATCATTTGGTCAATAAATCGATTAGACATACTCTCCATATAAAAACGAGCTAATCATaaccatttaatttaaaatatttgagATTCAATCTTCTAATCATGCTGGGAGTTTCATCTTTTGCAAGCAGACCCCTACAGAATCCAAAATACGAAATTGCCTTCACAAATAAATACGAGTTCGTCAAATTAGGGCTCTGATTGCCTGCAACCACGCCCACACGCCTTCTTCACTCGTCACTCCCTCTCCTTTTTTGAGTTTTCACAGACAAACCATTTCACTCAATTCTAATTTTTCTGCATAAAGACAATCATTAGATTCTGGTAAGTCCGTTTAGTATCTTTTCATTCCCTCCCTCAATTCCTGCAAATTAATCCATTTGAGTTTCAGTTTTCATTATTTGAATTACTCGAAGATTTATCGGTAAATGGATCGGATTGGCATCCAAGACTCGACCTTTATGTATATGCGGAGTAATTGTTGTTTGTGATTTGGATAGTTGCTGTGCAGATTTCAGGTGATTGAATTGGTGTTGTGCATAAAATAATGGAAAATGGGGTTATAGAATTTGATGTTGGTTTAGGCGGGGGAGATGATGGTATTGACATTGAGCCTTCAAATGATGATGTTGACATGCCTGATGGATCATCAAATGATGCTAATTCTCTCGGCAGTGGTAGTGGGGAGACCTCTTTCAGTGTTGGGGTTTACATTCCGGAGGGGGATCATGATCTTGAGCCGTGTGAGGGGATGGAATTTGAGTCGGAGGAGGCTGCGAAGGCGTTCTATAACTCGTACGCTAGGAGGGTTGGGTTTAGCACTCGTGTGAGCTCCTCGCGCCGCTCTAGGAAGGATGGGGCGATCATACAGCGGTCGTTTGTGTGTGCGAAGGAGGGGTTTAGGAATTTGAATGAGAAGAGGACCATGGATAGGGAGATCAAGAGGCCGAGGACTGTGACTCGTGTGGGGTGTAAGGCGTCCCTGTCTGTTAAGATACAGGAGTCGGGGAAGTGGTTGGTGTCGGGGTTTGTGAAGGAGCATAATCATGATCTGGTGCCGCCTGATCAGGTGCATTGCCTCCGATCCCATCGCCAAATCTCTGGCCCTGCAAAGACTTTGATCGACACGTTGCAGGCTGCTGGGATGGGACCGCGGAGGATAATGTCTGTCCTCATTAAGGAGTATGGCGGGATTAGTAGAGTCGGGTTCACAGAGGTTGATTGTCGGAATTATATGAGAAACAGTAGGCAGAGGAACATGGAGGGTGATATTCAGCTGCTTTTAGATTATTTGAAGCAGAAGCAGGCTGATAATCTTAACTTTTTCTATGCAGTGCAGGGGGATGAGGATCAGTACACCGGTAACGTGTTTTGGGCTGATCCAAAGTCGCGATCTGACTACAGCCATTTCGGAGATACTGTTACGATTGACACCACGTACAGGTCGAATAGGTATAGGTTACCTTTTGCGCCCTTCACGGGGCTGAATCACCACGGACAGCCTGTCCTGTTTGGTTGTGCTTTCCTAATGAATGAATCAGAGGCTTCCTTTGTGTGGTTATTCAAAACTTGGCTGGAGGCTATGTCTGGCCGCTCTCCGGTATCAATCACCACAGAGCATGATGGTGTGATTCGCTCCGCCATCACACAGGTCTTCCCAAACACTCGCCACCGGTTCTGCAAATGGCATATGTTCAAGCAATGCCAGGAGAAGTTGTCTCATGTGTTGCTACAGCATCCTCAGTTCGAAGCTGCTTTCTACAAGTCTGTGAACCTGTCTGAAAGCACCGATGAATTTGAATCGTGCTGGCATTCCCTTGCAGATAAGTATGATCTCAGAGATCATAAGTGGCTTCAAGCCATCTATGATGATCGGAAACAGTGGGTCCCTGTGTATCTTCGCGATACTTTCTTTGCTGAAATGTCGGTCACTCAGAGAAGTGACAGTATGAATTCTTACTTTGATGGGTATGTAAATGCATCAACCAATTTGAATCAGTTCtttaagttgtatgaaaagGCGTTAGAGAGCCGCCATGAGAAAGAAGTTAAGGCGGATTTGGACACTATGAACGCATCGCCTGTTCTGAAAACTCCTTCTCCAATGGAGAAACAGGTGTCTGAATTTTACACGAGAAAAATATTCGCAAGATTCCAAGAGGAGTTGGTTAGTACTCTCACTTTTATGGCATTGAAAGTGGATGATGACGAAGAAGTAATAAGTTATCAAGTATCAAAATATGGGGAAGAACACAAAGCTTATCATGTGAAGTTCAATGTTCTTGAAATGAGAGCTACTTGTAGCTGCCAGCTGTTTGAGTTCTCGGGACTTCTTTGCAGACATGTATTGGCTGTTTTCAGAGTGACTAACGTACTCACGCTTCCATCTCATTACATCTTAAAGAGATGGACAAGAAACGCGAAGAGTAGTGTTACACTGGAAGAACGAGTCAGTGACCCATACCAGAGTTATTTGGAATCCCACACTGTTAGATATAACACACTTCGGCATGAGGCCTTCAAATTTGTGGAGGAAGGAGCAGAGTCCGTAGATTCCTATAATGTTGCTATGGCTGCTTTGGCAGAGGTTTCAAACAAAGTTGCTCTTGGGTTAAAGAGTGAGGGGAAGTCATCTTTGACCAATGATCGAATGAGGGATGTCTCAGCACGGATTGGATTTCAGGCGAATCAATGCACTGTGGAAGTGCCAGGGAGCTCGGGCCAACAACTGTCTGAGGTTTGTCACTTCATCTAGTTAATTTAATACTTAGCTGAGTT
This region includes:
- the LOC121745494 gene encoding protein FAR1-RELATED SEQUENCE 5-like — its product is MENGVIEFDVGLGGGDDGIDIEPSNDDVDMPDGSSNDANSLGSGSGETSFSVGVYIPEGDHDLEPCEGMEFESEEAAKAFYNSYARRVGFSTRVSSSRRSRKDGAIIQRSFVCAKEGFRNLNEKRTMDREIKRPRTVTRVGCKASLSVKIQESGKWLVSGFVKEHNHDLVPPDQVHCLRSHRQISGPAKTLIDTLQAAGMGPRRIMSVLIKEYGGISRVGFTEVDCRNYMRNSRQRNMEGDIQLLLDYLKQKQADNLNFFYAVQGDEDQYTGNVFWADPKSRSDYSHFGDTVTIDTTYRSNRYRLPFAPFTGLNHHGQPVLFGCAFLMNESEASFVWLFKTWLEAMSGRSPVSITTEHDGVIRSAITQVFPNTRHRFCKWHMFKQCQEKLSHVLLQHPQFEAAFYKSVNLSESTDEFESCWHSLADKYDLRDHKWLQAIYDDRKQWVPVYLRDTFFAEMSVTQRSDSMNSYFDGYVNASTNLNQFFKLYEKALESRHEKEVKADLDTMNASPVLKTPSPMEKQVSEFYTRKIFARFQEELVSTLTFMALKVDDDEEVISYQVSKYGEEHKAYHVKFNVLEMRATCSCQLFEFSGLLCRHVLAVFRVTNVLTLPSHYILKRWTRNAKSSVTLEERVSDPYQSYLESHTVRYNTLRHEAFKFVEEGAESVDSYNVAMAALAEVSNKVALGLKSEGKSSLTNDRMRDVSARIGFQANQCTVEVPGSSGQQLSEDDMDRKINELSVDLERANRKCEVYRTNLLSLLKDVEDHKQRLSVEVENIKLSLKESL